The following proteins are encoded in a genomic region of Arachis ipaensis cultivar K30076 chromosome B02, Araip1.1, whole genome shotgun sequence:
- the LOC107625085 gene encoding protein kish isoform X2 — MSALFNFHSFLTVILLGICACTYFKMQFPAVLEQRTGFRGFFWKAARIGERLSPWVSVGCFMMGVSIIFF; from the exons ATG TCTGCGCTATTCAATTTCCATTCGTTCCTTACTGTGATACTACTTGGAATATGTGCCTGCACTTACTTCAAGATGCAGTTTCCAGCAGTCCTTGAACAAAGAACTGG ATTTCGTGGGTTCTTTTGGAAGGCGGCAAGAATAG GGGAGCGATTAAGCCCGTGGGTATCCGTAGGTTGCTTTATGATGGGTGTTTCAATAATCTTCTTCTGA
- the LOC107625085 gene encoding uncharacterized protein LOC107625085 isoform X1 → MSALFNFHSFLTVILLGICACTYFKMQFPAVLEQRTGFRGFFWKAARIERRVGKKPYLHLGYHGFVFYVSLCFCKKKKIPFYFWLHVIDALKISPFVNLSCIAIFLINQFVNPSPILTYQTIVSCTCTFLPLNKKDMDS, encoded by the exons ATG TCTGCGCTATTCAATTTCCATTCGTTCCTTACTGTGATACTACTTGGAATATGTGCCTGCACTTACTTCAAGATGCAGTTTCCAGCAGTCCTTGAACAAAGAACTGG ATTTCGTGGGTTCTTTTGGAAGGCGGCAAGAATAG AAAGAAGGGTAGGGAAGAAGCCATATCTGCATTTGGGTTACCATGGATTTGTATTTTATGTTTCCCTTTGcttctgtaaaaaaaaaaaaattcctttttatttttggCTCCATGTGATTGATGCTCTAAAGATTTCTCCATTTGTCAATTTATCATGTATTGCTATTTTTCTAATCAATCAGTTTGTTAACCCTAGTCCAATCCTGACTTATCAAACCATAGTTAGTTGTACTTGCACCTTCTTACCTTTAAACAAGAAGGATATGGACTCTTAG
- the LOC110268775 gene encoding uncharacterized protein LOC110268775 isoform X2 gives MDIHLEYLSFNIISPLWEATTMKVTRSLAAKAFQTSLPLCRETFFSATMEDHIVKRYQELIKESSRLPLFDLRKLNSSLPIPSAPNCPVDVLVLGAKNDFIVDAEGLNETAKFYMD, from the exons ATGGACATTCATTTGGAGTACTTATCATTCAATATTATATCTCCTCTTTGGGAAGCAACAACCATGAAG GTGACACGCAGCTTGGCAGCAAAAGCTTTTCAAACCTCTCTTCCTCTTTGTAGAGAGACATTTTTCTCAGCCACAATGGAGGATCATATTGTTAAAAG ATATCAAGAGCTAATAAAAGAAAGTTCGAGATTGCCATTGTTTGATTTAAGAAAGCTAAATTCATCACTTCCGATTCCTTCGGCGCCAAACTGCCCTGTCGATGTCCTTGTTTTGGGTGCGAAAAATGACTTCATTGTG GATGCCGAAGGACTAAATGAGACCGCGAAATTTTA CATGGATTAA
- the LOC110268775 gene encoding uncharacterized protein LOC110268775 isoform X1 — translation MDIHLEYLSFNIISPLWEATTMKVTRSLAAKAFQTSLPLCRETFFSATMEDHIVKRYQELIKESSRLPLFDLRKLNSSLPIPSAPNCPVDVLVLGAKNDFIVDAEGLNETAKFYSVLPDCVDAVAHDMMLDVSWEK, via the exons ATGGACATTCATTTGGAGTACTTATCATTCAATATTATATCTCCTCTTTGGGAAGCAACAACCATGAAG GTGACACGCAGCTTGGCAGCAAAAGCTTTTCAAACCTCTCTTCCTCTTTGTAGAGAGACATTTTTCTCAGCCACAATGGAGGATCATATTGTTAAAAG ATATCAAGAGCTAATAAAAGAAAGTTCGAGATTGCCATTGTTTGATTTAAGAAAGCTAAATTCATCACTTCCGATTCCTTCGGCGCCAAACTGCCCTGTCGATGTCCTTGTTTTGGGTGCGAAAAATGACTTCATTGTG GATGCCGAAGGACTAAATGAGACCGCGAAATTTTACAGTGTGCTGCCGGATTGTGTTGATGCCGTTGCGCATGATATGATGTTGGACGTTTCATGGGAAAAATGA